A genome region from Gallus gallus isolate bGalGal1 chromosome 9, bGalGal1.mat.broiler.GRCg7b, whole genome shotgun sequence includes the following:
- the SLC16A14 gene encoding monocarboxylate transporter 14 isoform X2, translating to MYASREDIGYDFGDDSKVGSPFIGLFITMCGCRKTAIIGGILNALGWILSAYASNVHYLFLTFGVTAGIGSGMVYLPAVVMVGQYFHKRRALAQGLSTTGTGFGAFLMTALLKYLCREFGWRNAMFIQGAICLNLCVCGALMRPLSPKVLNEKYVVRSNSEDNQAKALSHSAETIKSNGVLSEEPEKKEVIKNEEVLDDIKHIEIGGKSRIGKSMYGLRILKTVSQQTVTVRKGFGIWYSSYFGAASLFTNRVFVAFIIWALFAYSSFVIPFIHLPEIVKQYSLSSQNNVFPLTSIIAIVHIFGKVILGIISDLPCISTWNVFLMANFTLVTCILTLPLMQTYISLAVVCALIGFSSGYFSLMPVVTEDLVGTKHLANAYGIIICANGISALLGPPFAGWIYDITHKYDFSFYICGSLYLVGILFLFMQPYIGKKQSQEKSTEEAQV from the exons atgtaTGCCAGTCGAGAAGATATTGGATATGATTTTGGAGATGACTCAAAAGTTGGAA GTCCTTTCATTGGTTTATTCATTACCATGTGTGGGTGCCGCAAAACAGCAATAATTGGAGGGATACTGAATGCCCTAGGCTGGATATTGAGCGCTTATGCCTCAAATGTGCACTACCTCTTCCTTACATTTGGAGTAACAGCTG gcATTGGGAGCGGCATGGTTTATCTGCCTGCAGTGGTCATGGTAGGACAGTATTTTCATAAGAGAAGAGCACTTGCACAAGGACTCAGTACCACAGGAACAGGGTTTGGAGCTTTCTTAATGACAGCCTTACTGAAGTACCTCTGCAGGGAATTTGGGTGGAGGAATGCCATGTTCATCCAGGGTGCAATCTGCCTGAACCTTTGTGTCTGCGGGGCACTTATGAGACCACTTTCTCCCAAAGTCCTTAATGAAAAGTATGTTGTAAGAAGTAATAGTGAAGATAATCAGGCAAAAGCTCTGTCTCATTCTGCAGAGACTATAAAATCCAATGGAGTCCTCAGTGaagaaccagaaaaaaaagaagtgataaaaaatgaagaagtgctTGACGATATTAAGCACATAGAAATTGGAGGAAAATCTCGGATTGGAAAGAGCATGTATGGACTGCGCATCCTTAAGACAGTGAGCCAGCAGACGGTTACAGTCAGGAAGGGCTTTGGGATCTGGTACTCCAGTTACTTTGGAGCTGCATCACTGTTCACCAACAGAGTATTTGTGGCCTTTATAATCTGGGCTTTGTTTGCCTATAGCAGCTTTGTCATTCCCTTTATTCATCTTCCAGAAATAGTCAAGCAGTACAGTTTATCTAGCCAGAACAATGTATTTCCTTTGACGTCCATTATAGCAATTGTTCATATTTTTGGTAAAGTGATCCTCGGAATCATCTCTGATCTCCCTTGCATCAGCACTTGGAATGTCTTCCTCATGGCTAACTTCACCCTGGTCACCTGCATTCTTACTTTGCCATTAATGCAAACATACATTAGTCTGGCTGTGGTTTGTGCTCTAATAGGATTTTCTAGTGGCTATTTTTCTCTAATGCCTGTTGTGACTGAAGATTTGGTTGGAACTAAACACCTTGCAAATGCCTATGGCATCATCATTTGTGCCAATGGAATATCTGCATTGCTTGGACCACCCTTTGCAG GTTGGATCTATGACATCACAcataaatatgatttttctttttatatatgtgGCTCGCTATATTTGGTGggaatcttatttttatttatgcaaCCTTATATTGGAAAGAAACAATCACAGGAAAAATCTACCGAAGAGGCACAAGTATAG
- the SLC16A14 gene encoding monocarboxylate transporter 14 isoform X1 — translation MYASREDIGYDFGDDSKVGSKPIKPNPNIDGGWAWMIVFSSFLVHILIMGSQMALGILNMEWLEEFNQSRGLTAWVSSLSMGITLIVGPFIGLFITMCGCRKTAIIGGILNALGWILSAYASNVHYLFLTFGVTAGIGSGMVYLPAVVMVGQYFHKRRALAQGLSTTGTGFGAFLMTALLKYLCREFGWRNAMFIQGAICLNLCVCGALMRPLSPKVLNEKYVVRSNSEDNQAKALSHSAETIKSNGVLSEEPEKKEVIKNEEVLDDIKHIEIGGKSRIGKSMYGLRILKTVSQQTVTVRKGFGIWYSSYFGAASLFTNRVFVAFIIWALFAYSSFVIPFIHLPEIVKQYSLSSQNNVFPLTSIIAIVHIFGKVILGIISDLPCISTWNVFLMANFTLVTCILTLPLMQTYISLAVVCALIGFSSGYFSLMPVVTEDLVGTKHLANAYGIIICANGISALLGPPFAGWIYDITHKYDFSFYICGSLYLVGILFLFMQPYIGKKQSQEKSTEEAQV, via the exons atgtaTGCCAGTCGAGAAGATATTGGATATGATTTTGGAGATGACTCAAAAGTTGGAAGTAAGCCAATTAAGCCTAATCCAAACATCGATGGAGGATGGGCTTGGATGattgtattttcctctttccttgtgCACATACTTATCATGGGGTCCCAAATGGCCCTTGGAATACTCAACATGGAATGGCTTGAAGAGTTTAATCAAAGTCGTGGCTTAACAGCATGGGTTAGCTCTCTTAGCATGGGCATAACACTTATTGTAG GTCCTTTCATTGGTTTATTCATTACCATGTGTGGGTGCCGCAAAACAGCAATAATTGGAGGGATACTGAATGCCCTAGGCTGGATATTGAGCGCTTATGCCTCAAATGTGCACTACCTCTTCCTTACATTTGGAGTAACAGCTG gcATTGGGAGCGGCATGGTTTATCTGCCTGCAGTGGTCATGGTAGGACAGTATTTTCATAAGAGAAGAGCACTTGCACAAGGACTCAGTACCACAGGAACAGGGTTTGGAGCTTTCTTAATGACAGCCTTACTGAAGTACCTCTGCAGGGAATTTGGGTGGAGGAATGCCATGTTCATCCAGGGTGCAATCTGCCTGAACCTTTGTGTCTGCGGGGCACTTATGAGACCACTTTCTCCCAAAGTCCTTAATGAAAAGTATGTTGTAAGAAGTAATAGTGAAGATAATCAGGCAAAAGCTCTGTCTCATTCTGCAGAGACTATAAAATCCAATGGAGTCCTCAGTGaagaaccagaaaaaaaagaagtgataaaaaatgaagaagtgctTGACGATATTAAGCACATAGAAATTGGAGGAAAATCTCGGATTGGAAAGAGCATGTATGGACTGCGCATCCTTAAGACAGTGAGCCAGCAGACGGTTACAGTCAGGAAGGGCTTTGGGATCTGGTACTCCAGTTACTTTGGAGCTGCATCACTGTTCACCAACAGAGTATTTGTGGCCTTTATAATCTGGGCTTTGTTTGCCTATAGCAGCTTTGTCATTCCCTTTATTCATCTTCCAGAAATAGTCAAGCAGTACAGTTTATCTAGCCAGAACAATGTATTTCCTTTGACGTCCATTATAGCAATTGTTCATATTTTTGGTAAAGTGATCCTCGGAATCATCTCTGATCTCCCTTGCATCAGCACTTGGAATGTCTTCCTCATGGCTAACTTCACCCTGGTCACCTGCATTCTTACTTTGCCATTAATGCAAACATACATTAGTCTGGCTGTGGTTTGTGCTCTAATAGGATTTTCTAGTGGCTATTTTTCTCTAATGCCTGTTGTGACTGAAGATTTGGTTGGAACTAAACACCTTGCAAATGCCTATGGCATCATCATTTGTGCCAATGGAATATCTGCATTGCTTGGACCACCCTTTGCAG GTTGGATCTATGACATCACAcataaatatgatttttctttttatatatgtgGCTCGCTATATTTGGTGggaatcttatttttatttatgcaaCCTTATATTGGAAAGAAACAATCACAGGAAAAATCTACCGAAGAGGCACAAGTATAG